In a genomic window of Streptomyces pristinaespiralis:
- a CDS encoding CocE/NonD family hydrolase, translating into MGLPRKALRTTAIGTVSAALLAGSATAAAPVALPALTAQNGAATASPDVRFVDIEGDGGIVLKANVVTPADADGRRTYPVVVLPTSWGMPQIEYLVQAQKLADSGYVVVSYNSRGFWQSGGEIETAGPPDIADASKVIDWALANTPADPERVGMAGVSYGAGISLLAAAKDKRIKAVAALSGWADLIDSIYNGRTQHLQAAALLSGAGYLTGRPSAELQEIMTAFLTSDLTKEQAMIEWGRKRSPATYVDEINANGAAVMLGNAWGDSLFPPNQYADFYERLSGPKRLEFRPGDHATAEGTGLLGLPNDTWTSAHRWFDHHLKGADNGVNREQPVRVKTRSGGVYENYPDWKSVGADRKKIALGGSQHIGTGVDSGANGGLIFLSSLLDQFAELPPMASIPLLPRSVTAVWQSERYWTEQQVRGTAKLHTTVTSTKGSGTLVAYLYDVGPLGLGKLVTGAPYTFHGRTPGQPFAVDLELHSTAYDVPAGHRLALVVDTVDPLYIEHNPAGAQLTFSSPAADPSYLSVPLRQK; encoded by the coding sequence GTGGGACTTCCTCGCAAGGCTCTGCGCACCACCGCCATCGGTACGGTCTCGGCCGCGCTGCTCGCCGGTTCCGCCACCGCCGCGGCCCCCGTCGCCCTCCCGGCCCTTACCGCGCAGAACGGCGCCGCCACGGCCTCCCCCGACGTCCGCTTCGTCGACATCGAGGGCGACGGCGGGATCGTGCTGAAGGCCAACGTCGTCACGCCCGCCGACGCCGACGGCCGTCGGACGTATCCCGTCGTCGTGCTGCCCACCAGCTGGGGGATGCCGCAGATCGAGTACCTCGTTCAGGCACAGAAGCTGGCCGACTCCGGTTACGTGGTGGTGAGTTACAACTCCCGCGGCTTCTGGCAGTCCGGCGGCGAGATCGAGACGGCCGGACCGCCCGACATCGCCGACGCGTCCAAGGTGATCGACTGGGCGCTCGCCAACACCCCGGCCGACCCCGAGCGGGTGGGCATGGCCGGTGTCTCCTACGGCGCAGGTATCAGCCTGCTGGCCGCCGCGAAGGACAAGCGCATCAAGGCGGTTGCCGCACTCAGCGGCTGGGCGGACCTCATCGACTCCATCTACAACGGCCGCACGCAGCATCTGCAGGCCGCGGCCCTCCTCAGCGGCGCCGGCTACCTCACGGGCCGCCCCAGCGCCGAGCTCCAGGAGATCATGACCGCCTTCCTGACCTCGGACCTGACCAAGGAGCAGGCGATGATCGAGTGGGGGCGCAAGCGCTCCCCCGCCACCTACGTCGACGAGATCAACGCCAACGGCGCCGCGGTCATGCTCGGCAACGCCTGGGGCGACTCGCTCTTCCCGCCGAACCAGTACGCCGACTTCTACGAACGCCTCAGCGGCCCCAAGCGCCTGGAGTTCCGCCCCGGCGACCACGCCACCGCGGAGGGCACCGGTCTGCTCGGTCTGCCCAACGACACCTGGACCAGCGCCCACCGGTGGTTCGACCACCACCTCAAGGGCGCCGACAACGGCGTGAACCGTGAGCAGCCCGTACGCGTCAAGACCCGTTCGGGGGGCGTGTACGAGAACTACCCCGACTGGAAGTCGGTGGGCGCGGACCGGAAGAAGATCGCTCTCGGCGGGTCGCAGCACATCGGCACCGGCGTCGACTCCGGGGCGAACGGCGGGCTCATCTTCCTGTCCAGCCTGCTCGACCAGTTCGCCGAGCTGCCCCCCATGGCGTCGATCCCGCTGCTGCCGCGCTCCGTCACGGCCGTGTGGCAGTCGGAGCGGTACTGGACGGAGCAGCAGGTGCGCGGCACCGCGAAGCTGCACACCACGGTCACGAGTACCAAGGGGAGCGGCACCCTCGTCGCGTACCTCTACGACGTGGGCCCGCTCGGCCTCGGCAAGCTGGTCACAGGCGCGCCGTACACGTTCCACGGCAGGACGCCCGGTCAGCCGTTCGCCGTGGACCTGGAGTTGCACTCCACCGCCTACGACGTACCGGCCGGCCACCGTCTCGCCCTGGTCGTCGACACCGTCGACCCGCTCTACATCGAGCACAACCCGGCCGGCGCGCAGCTGACCTTCTCCTCGCCGGCGGCCGACCCGTCGTACCTCTCGGTCCCGCTGCGCCAGAAGTGA
- a CDS encoding amino acid ABC transporter ATP-binding protein: MAVDPLIELRGVNKHFGQLHVLQDIHLTVGRGEVVVVIGPSGSGKSTLCRIINRLETVESGDILIDGQPLPAEGRDLARLRADVGMVFQSFNLFAHKTVLANVSLGPVKARGRKREEANRRSRELLERVGLADQAHKYPAQLSGGQQQRVAIARALAMDPKVMLFDEPTSALDPEMINEVLEVMQQLAAEGMTMVVVTHEMGFARSAANRVVFMADGRIIEDRTPDDFFTHPETDRAKDFLSKILKH; encoded by the coding sequence ATGGCCGTCGATCCGTTGATCGAGCTGCGCGGGGTCAACAAGCACTTCGGGCAGTTGCACGTACTCCAGGACATCCACCTCACCGTCGGCCGCGGGGAGGTGGTGGTGGTCATCGGTCCGTCGGGCTCGGGGAAGTCGACGCTGTGCCGGATCATCAACAGGCTGGAGACGGTCGAATCGGGTGACATTCTGATCGACGGACAGCCGCTGCCCGCGGAGGGCCGCGATCTCGCGCGGCTCCGCGCGGACGTCGGCATGGTCTTCCAGTCGTTCAACCTCTTCGCCCACAAGACCGTGCTGGCCAATGTCTCGCTCGGCCCGGTCAAGGCCCGCGGCCGCAAGAGGGAGGAGGCGAACCGCCGCTCCCGTGAACTGCTCGAGCGGGTCGGGCTCGCCGACCAGGCGCACAAGTACCCCGCGCAGCTCTCCGGTGGTCAGCAGCAGCGCGTGGCCATCGCCCGCGCACTCGCCATGGACCCCAAGGTCATGCTCTTCGACGAGCCGACCTCGGCCCTCGACCCGGAGATGATCAACGAGGTGCTGGAGGTGATGCAGCAGCTCGCCGCCGAGGGTATGACCATGGTCGTCGTCACCCACGAGATGGGCTTCGCCCGCTCCGCCGCCAACCGCGTCGTCTTCATGGCCGACGGCCGCATCATCGAGGACCGCACCCCGGACGACTTCTTCACCCACCCGGAGACCGACCGCGCCAAGGACTTCCTCTCCAAGATCCTCAAGCACTGA
- a CDS encoding DUF6278 family protein: MNIPFLDHWLGRHGERDKGDAAATVHDPERAAAITELLSECELLRSRAAQAGLELDDSPQSLTALDQLPPRWRDDPEELPWLGNDAGLYLGTVIVRTVPGAAWHIWPGGHPVVRLASGREIGVVEAGVEWAFNGAPELSQVYAEASEA, encoded by the coding sequence ATGAACATCCCCTTCTTGGATCACTGGCTGGGACGCCACGGCGAACGGGACAAGGGCGATGCGGCCGCCACCGTGCACGATCCGGAGCGCGCGGCGGCCATTACCGAGCTGCTCTCCGAGTGCGAACTGCTGCGTTCCAGAGCGGCCCAGGCCGGACTCGAACTGGACGACTCCCCGCAGTCCTTGACCGCCCTGGACCAGCTTCCGCCGCGCTGGCGCGACGATCCCGAGGAGCTTCCCTGGCTGGGGAACGACGCGGGTCTCTATCTCGGCACGGTGATCGTGCGCACCGTGCCCGGTGCGGCCTGGCACATCTGGCCGGGCGGCCACCCGGTGGTCCGGCTCGCCTCCGGACGGGAGATCGGTGTGGTCGAGGCCGGTGTGGAGTGGGCGTTCAACGGGGCTCCCGAGCTCTCCCAGGTGTACGCGGAAGCGTCGGAAGCCTAG
- a CDS encoding exodeoxyribonuclease III has product MRIATWNVNSITARLPRLLAWLESSGTDVLCLQETKCTEEQFPAAQLRELGYESAVNASGRWNGVAVISRVGLDDVVRGLPGAPDYEGVQEPRAISATCGPVRVWSVYVPNGREVAHDHYGYKLRWLEALSVAVTDDAAAGRPFAVLGDFNIAPTDDDVWDPSFFDGMTHVTPPERAALEALRKRGLADVVPRPLKYEHPFTYWDYRQLCFPKNRGMRIDLVYGNEPFTAAVKDSFVDREERKGKGASDHAPVVVDLDM; this is encoded by the coding sequence ATGCGCATCGCCACGTGGAACGTCAACTCGATCACCGCCCGGCTGCCCCGGCTGCTGGCCTGGCTGGAGAGCAGCGGCACGGACGTGCTGTGCCTCCAGGAGACCAAGTGCACCGAGGAGCAGTTCCCCGCCGCACAGCTGCGTGAGCTCGGCTACGAGTCCGCGGTCAACGCCTCCGGCAGGTGGAACGGCGTGGCGGTGATCTCCCGGGTGGGCCTCGACGACGTCGTGCGCGGGCTGCCCGGCGCCCCGGACTACGAGGGCGTGCAGGAGCCGAGGGCGATCTCCGCGACCTGCGGCCCCGTCCGTGTCTGGTCGGTCTATGTGCCCAACGGCCGCGAGGTCGCCCACGACCACTACGGCTACAAGCTGCGCTGGCTGGAGGCGCTGTCCGTCGCGGTGACCGACGACGCGGCCGCCGGGCGGCCGTTCGCCGTCCTCGGTGACTTCAACATCGCCCCGACCGACGACGACGTGTGGGACCCGTCCTTCTTCGACGGCATGACGCATGTGACGCCGCCGGAGCGCGCGGCGCTGGAGGCACTGCGCAAGCGCGGTCTGGCCGACGTGGTGCCGCGCCCGCTGAAGTACGAGCACCCCTTCACCTACTGGGACTACCGCCAGCTCTGCTTCCCCAAGAACCGCGGCATGCGCATCGACCTGGTCTACGGCAACGAGCCCTTCACCGCGGCGGTCAAGGACAGCTTCGTCGACCGCGAGGAGCGCAAGGGCAAGGGTGCCTCCGACCATGCACCGGTCGTTGTGGATCTCGACATGTGA
- a CDS encoding MBL fold metallo-hydrolase, with the protein MRLTKRIHACVQLEKDGRRLVIDPGGFSEQDAAVGADVLLVTHEHPDHFDEGRLRAALEANPSARLWTLRSVAERLSAAFPGRVRTVGHGDTFTAAGFDVQVHGELHAVIHPDIPRITNVGYLVDGSVFHPGDALTVPGRPVDTLMLPVHAPWNKISEVIDYVREVAPRRAVDVHDALLTDLARPIYDRQIGELGGARHERLAAGRTLEL; encoded by the coding sequence ATGAGGCTCACCAAGCGGATCCACGCCTGCGTCCAGCTCGAGAAGGACGGGCGGCGTCTGGTCATCGACCCCGGCGGCTTCAGCGAGCAGGACGCCGCCGTGGGGGCCGACGTCCTGCTCGTCACGCACGAGCACCCCGACCACTTCGACGAGGGCAGGCTGCGCGCGGCCCTCGAGGCGAACCCGTCGGCACGGCTGTGGACCCTGCGCAGTGTCGCCGAGCGGCTGTCCGCCGCGTTTCCCGGGCGCGTGCGCACCGTGGGGCACGGTGACACCTTCACCGCGGCGGGCTTCGACGTCCAGGTGCACGGCGAGCTGCACGCGGTGATCCATCCGGACATCCCGCGGATCACCAATGTCGGATACCTGGTGGACGGCTCCGTCTTCCACCCGGGCGACGCGCTCACGGTCCCCGGCCGGCCGGTGGACACGCTGATGCTGCCGGTGCACGCCCCGTGGAACAAGATCTCGGAGGTCATCGACTACGTCCGCGAGGTGGCGCCGCGCCGGGCCGTCGACGTCCACGACGCCCTGCTCACGGATCTGGCCCGGCCGATCTACGACCGGCAGATCGGCGAGCTCGGCGGCGCCCGGCACGAGCGCCTGGCCGCCGGGCGAACGCTGGAACTGTGA
- the pcaDC gene encoding bifunctional 3-oxoadipate enol-lactonase/4-carboxymuconolactone decarboxylase PcaDC, with the protein MSETPPNTLQYRVDGPEDAPILVLGPSLGTTWHMWDRQIAELSERWRVIRYDLPGHGGAPAYPASSVGDLAERLLATLDQLGVQRFGYAGCSVGGAVGIELALRHPQRVATLALVAASPRFGTADEFRQRGVVVRTNGLDPIARSAPERWFTPAFAAAQPAIVEWAVQMVRTTDPGCYIAACEALAAFDVRAGLGRIQVPTLVVVGSEDQVTGPAEARTLVAGIPDARLALVPGASHLAPVEQPAAVTDLLAHHFATAWHDTLAAIPAPSAPVTSAPVAPVAEIAPAAATEQPQATGPGRADPYQAGMKVRREVLGDAHVDDVLADGDDFTGDFQELITRFAWGEVWTRDGLDRRMRSCVTLTALVAGGHLEELAPHTRAALRNGLTPSEIREILIHTAVYCGVPAANSAFRVAQAVIQEETTPRA; encoded by the coding sequence GTGAGCGAGACACCACCGAACACCCTGCAATACCGCGTCGACGGGCCGGAGGACGCACCGATCCTGGTCCTGGGGCCCTCCCTGGGTACCACCTGGCACATGTGGGACCGGCAGATCGCCGAGCTCTCCGAGCGGTGGCGGGTGATCCGCTACGACCTGCCGGGCCACGGCGGCGCGCCCGCGTACCCGGCCTCGTCCGTCGGTGACCTCGCGGAGCGGCTGCTCGCCACCCTGGACCAGCTCGGTGTGCAGCGGTTCGGCTACGCAGGCTGCTCGGTCGGCGGCGCGGTGGGCATCGAGCTGGCGCTGCGCCACCCGCAGCGCGTGGCGACCCTGGCGCTCGTCGCGGCCTCCCCCCGGTTCGGCACCGCGGACGAGTTCCGCCAGCGCGGTGTCGTCGTCCGCACCAACGGGCTCGACCCGATCGCCCGCAGCGCGCCGGAGCGCTGGTTCACCCCGGCGTTCGCGGCCGCCCAGCCGGCGATCGTCGAGTGGGCCGTCCAGATGGTCCGCACCACCGACCCCGGCTGCTACATCGCCGCCTGCGAGGCGCTGGCCGCGTTCGACGTCCGCGCCGGCCTCGGCCGCATCCAGGTCCCCACGCTCGTCGTGGTCGGGTCCGAGGACCAGGTCACCGGACCCGCGGAGGCCCGCACGCTGGTCGCCGGGATACCGGACGCCCGGCTCGCGCTCGTGCCCGGAGCCTCCCACCTGGCGCCCGTCGAGCAGCCCGCGGCGGTCACGGACCTGCTCGCCCACCACTTCGCCACGGCGTGGCACGACACCCTCGCGGCGATCCCGGCCCCGTCGGCTCCCGTGACCTCGGCACCCGTCGCGCCGGTCGCCGAGATCGCGCCCGCCGCCGCCACGGAGCAGCCGCAGGCCACCGGGCCGGGCAGGGCCGACCCGTACCAGGCGGGCATGAAGGTGCGCCGCGAGGTGCTCGGCGACGCGCACGTCGACGACGTGCTGGCCGACGGCGACGACTTCACCGGCGACTTCCAGGAGCTGATCACCCGCTTCGCCTGGGGCGAGGTGTGGACCCGCGACGGCCTGGACAGACGCATGCGCAGCTGTGTGACGCTGACCGCGCTGGTCGCCGGGGGGCACCTGGAGGAGCTGGCCCCGCACACCAGGGCGGCGCTGCGCAACGGTCTGACCCCTTCGGAGATCAGGGAGATCCTGATCCACACGGCCGTCTACTGCGGCGTCCCCGCGGCGAACTCCGCTTTCCGGGTGGCGCAGGCGGTGATACAGGAGGAGACGACGCCCCGGGCGTAG
- a CDS encoding ABC transporter ATP-binding protein → MGTTDSRGPTPARSAVVLALRRYGRELLRLRRLALPALLLPAVGNIGIRYVAPLLIAKLAGQAADDGGLTLGSALPYVLGFGVTLLLAEAVWRVGQHCLNRVDALGMEHLYVSGMDELLAKDAAFFHDNFAGSLTKRVLSFGKRFEDFVDTVTYRIVGSLVPLLFGAVVLWSYEPMLVAGLLVMIVLTVVAATPLIRRRQRLVNDREAAIARVSGHVADSLMNMETIRAFAAERREADEHRSRVADSRRLTLRSWDYGNLRVDTLIAPMSVLTNVLGLLVAIAFGGPGRGVEEVVVAFTYYSNATQIMFEFNQIYRRLESSMTEAAQFTELLLDPPTVLDPTEPEPLAPRDTGINFEAVTFAHAGAKPIFQGLDLDVPAGARIGLVGRSGGGKTTLTRLLLRMSDIDAGRILIGGHDISRLRQTDLRSLIAYVPQEPAMFHRSLRDNIAFARPGAGDDEIHAAAAAAHVTEFADQLPDGFATLVGERGVKLSGGQRQRVALARAILRDAPILLLDEATSALDSESELLVQDALWRLMDGRTALVVAHRLSTVAGMDRLVVLDRGSVVEQGTHEELLAANGAYAKLWQHQSGGFLGESTESAPGRPVPGAGTSGLPGPADPVPDAHHRTSSHAQSAEAPDGAPRWCRG, encoded by the coding sequence GGCACTGCGCCGCTACGGCCGGGAACTGTTGCGACTACGACGGCTGGCCCTGCCCGCGCTGCTGCTGCCGGCCGTGGGCAACATCGGCATCCGCTACGTCGCCCCCCTGCTGATCGCCAAACTGGCAGGACAGGCTGCCGACGACGGCGGTCTCACCCTCGGCTCGGCGCTGCCGTACGTGCTGGGCTTCGGCGTGACGCTGCTGCTCGCCGAGGCCGTGTGGCGGGTCGGGCAGCACTGCCTGAACCGCGTGGACGCCCTCGGCATGGAGCACCTGTACGTGAGCGGCATGGACGAGCTCCTCGCCAAGGACGCGGCATTCTTCCACGACAACTTCGCCGGCTCCCTGACCAAACGGGTGCTGAGTTTCGGCAAGCGCTTCGAGGACTTCGTCGACACGGTGACGTACCGGATCGTGGGCAGCCTCGTCCCCCTGTTGTTCGGTGCCGTGGTGCTGTGGAGCTACGAACCGATGCTCGTCGCCGGCCTTCTTGTGATGATCGTGCTGACCGTGGTGGCCGCGACACCTCTGATCCGTCGCCGGCAGAGGCTCGTCAACGACCGTGAGGCGGCGATCGCCCGGGTCTCCGGCCACGTCGCCGACAGCCTCATGAACATGGAGACCATCCGGGCGTTCGCGGCCGAGCGGCGGGAGGCCGACGAACACCGCAGCCGTGTCGCGGACTCCCGGCGCCTGACGCTGAGGTCGTGGGACTACGGCAATCTGCGCGTCGACACCCTGATCGCCCCCATGTCCGTGCTGACCAACGTGCTGGGCCTGTTGGTCGCCATCGCCTTCGGTGGCCCGGGCCGGGGAGTGGAGGAGGTCGTCGTCGCCTTCACCTACTACTCCAACGCGACCCAGATCATGTTCGAGTTCAACCAGATCTACCGGCGTCTGGAAAGCTCGATGACCGAGGCCGCGCAGTTCACGGAGCTGCTGCTGGATCCGCCCACCGTGCTCGACCCGACGGAACCCGAACCACTCGCACCGCGGGACACCGGCATCAACTTCGAGGCGGTGACCTTCGCCCACGCGGGTGCGAAGCCGATCTTCCAAGGCCTTGACCTGGACGTGCCCGCGGGCGCGAGGATCGGTCTGGTCGGCAGGTCCGGCGGCGGCAAGACCACACTCACCCGGCTCCTGCTGCGGATGTCGGACATCGACGCCGGACGCATCCTGATCGGTGGTCACGACATCAGCCGGCTGCGCCAGACCGACCTGCGCTCACTGATCGCCTACGTCCCGCAGGAACCCGCCATGTTCCACCGCAGCCTGCGGGACAACATCGCCTTCGCCCGGCCCGGTGCCGGCGACGACGAGATCCACGCGGCCGCCGCGGCCGCGCACGTCACGGAGTTCGCCGACCAACTCCCCGACGGCTTCGCCACCCTTGTGGGGGAGCGGGGAGTCAAACTCTCGGGCGGCCAGCGCCAGCGCGTCGCCCTCGCCAGGGCCATCCTGCGCGACGCCCCGATCCTGCTGCTCGACGAGGCGACCAGCGCGCTGGACTCGGAGAGCGAGCTCCTCGTCCAGGACGCCCTGTGGCGGTTGATGGACGGCCGTACGGCTCTCGTGGTCGCCCACCGTCTGAGCACCGTCGCCGGCATGGACCGTCTCGTCGTCCTCGATCGCGGAAGCGTCGTCGAGCAGGGCACCCACGAGGAGCTCCTCGCGGCGAACGGTGCCTACGCCAAGCTGTGGCAGCACCAGTCGGGCGGCTTCCTCGGTGAGAGCACCGAGTCGGCCCCCGGACGCCCGGTCCCAGGAGCCGGCACCAGCGGGCTGCCCGGACCGGCCGACCCGGTGCCGGACGCACACCACAGGACGTCGTCGCACGCGCAATCGGCCGAAGCTCCGGATGGGGCGCCGCGGTGGTGCCGTGGCTGA